In the Mytilus trossulus isolate FHL-02 chromosome 1, PNRI_Mtr1.1.1.hap1, whole genome shotgun sequence genome, one interval contains:
- the LOC134692465 gene encoding DNA-binding protein RFX2-like isoform X1, with translation MATQTFVTDLQAMNPTVVQLQSSKQAQQIQNADSSQKSQGTTIIQSAQGHPQQFVITTSAVQEALENQHGHENVTLQQGGPTVYSTQVQYVDDPSLYSTNGQIMQSPEPQWQGTTFQTEYGQTMYTPVSGTYYQTASGTQVATGLTQLGTMQGQILQHQTGTYLIQGGTMDGEGTPLTTTTRASPATVSATVQWLIDNYETAEGVSLPRSTLYNHYLRHCQEQNLDPMNPASFGKLIRSVFLGLRTRRLGTRGNSKYHYYGIRIKASSPLNQFTDDQTMAMRQQPMYQGKKFRPPNKSDEDSYDSAQHGPVDAATAQQQQHQQFLGDASGALPNFGTIDTTKIPLPDGVTLDHIKAFEKMHKEHAEAIVDVVVNLQFSLIEALWQGFWRNTPPDQMIADNDYEKRLPREKLYAVSSYEPLQEYVRKADYAFYQALVEVLIPDVLRPIPSSLTQAIRNFAKSLENWLKGAMTGVPDKMYKAKAGAVSAFAQTLRRYTSLNHLAQAARAVLQNTSQINQMLTDLNRVDFANVQEQASWVCQCEDTVVQQLQEDFKQTLERQNSLEQWAVWLESVVNKVLKPHENTDNFPKAARQFLLKWSFYSSMVIRDLTLRSAASFGSFHLIRLLYDEYMFYLVEHKVAAATGETPIAVMGEVRQFIDLSSAVMLGTLESDSVPSPVINKAPASKPTVTRDHTGQEHTTTLMVLTSNSGSHNVNGNVISTASNPTTVTVRAATAQNSVPGAKTIVVMPVSNAVGSGDASAKRLKVE, from the exons ATGGCTACACAGACCTTTGTAACAGATCTGCAGGCCATGAATCCAACAGTAGTTCAATTACAG AGTTCAAAACAGGCACAGCAAATTCAGAATGCAGATTCATCTCAGAAATCTCAGGGTACTACAATTATACAGTCTGCACAAGGTCATCCTCAACAGTTTGTTATAACAA cATCAGCTGTCCAGGAAGCTTTAGAGAACCAGCATGGACATGAAAATGTAACGTTACAACAAGGTGGACCAACTGTTTATTCCACCCAAGTACAGTATGTAGATGATCCAAGTCTCTACTCAACCAACGGGCAAAT AATGCAATCACCAGAACCTCAGTG gCAGGGTACAACTTTTCAAACAGAATATGGACAAACAATGTACACACCGGTATCTGGTACTTACTACCAGACAGCTTCTGGTACACAG GTAGCTACAGGATTAACACAATTGGGTACTATGCAAGGACAAATTTTACAACACCAGACAGGTACATACCTGATACAGGGAGGGACAATGGACGGAGAAGGTACCCCACTTACTACCACTACCAGGGCATCACCAGCCACAGTAAGTGCTACG GTTCAGTGGTTGATAGACAATTATGAGACAGCAGAGGGTGTAAGTCTGCCCCGGAGTACATTATATAATCATTACCTTCGTCATTGTCAAGAGCAGAATTTAGACCCAATGAATCCAGCGTCCTTTGGTAAACTGATAAGATCTGTATTTCTTGGTCTGAGAACAAGACGTTTAGGAACAAG AGGAAATTCCAAGTACCATTACTATGGTATTAGAATAAAGGCCAGTTCACCTCTAAATCAATTTACAGATGACCAAACAatggcaatgagacaacaacccatgTATCAGGGTAAAAA ATTCCGTCCCCCCAACAAGTCAGATGAAGACAGTTATGACAGTGCCCAACATGGACCAGTAGATGCTGCAACAGCTCAACAGCAACAACACCAACAGTTTCTTGGAGATGCTTCTGGAGCCTTACCTAACTTTGGAACAATAGACACAACAAAAATACCCTTACCAGATGGTGTTACCCTGGACCATATTAAAGCCTTTGAAAAAATGCATAAAGAACATGCTGAG GCAATAGTGGATGTAGTGGTCAATTTACAGTTTTCATTGATTGAAGCTTTATGGCAAGGATTTTGGAGAAATACACCTCCTGATCAGATGAT agcagataatGATTATGAAAAGAGATTGCCAAGGGAAAAATTATATGCTGTTAGTTCATATGAACCACTTCAAGAATATGTTAGAAAGGCAGATTATGCTTTTTATCAAGCCTTAGTAGAAGTTCTTATACCTGATGTGCTGAGGCCAATACCAA GTTCTCTTACTCAAGCCAtcagaaattttgcaaaaagTTTAGAAAATTGGTTGAAGGGTGCAATGACTGGTGTTCCTGATAAAATGTACAAAGCAAAG GCAGGAGCAGTTAGTGCTTTTGCTCAAACATTAAGGAGATACACATCATTAAATCATCTGGCACAGGCAGCTAGGGCAGTATTACAGAACACATCACAGATAAACCAAATGTTAACTGACCTCAATAGAGTGGACTTTGCTAATGTTCAA GAACAAGCATCATGGGTATGCCAGTGTGAAGACACAGTTGTTCAACAGTTGCAAGAAGATTTCAAACAGACATTAGAAAGACAAAACTCTTTAGAACAATGGGCTGTATGGCTAGAAAGTGTTGTAAACAAAGTGCTCAAACCACATGAAAACACAGATAACTTTCCTAAAGCTGCAAGacagtttttgttaaaatggtCCTTTTATAG CTCAATGGTGATCAGAGACCTGACCTTACGTAGTGCAGCAAGTTTTGGATCCTTTCACCTGATTAGATTACTATATGATGAGTACATGTTTTATTTGGTGGAACATAAAGTAGCAGCAGCCACAGGAGAAACCCCTATAGCTGTTATGGGAGAGGTCAGACAG ttcaTTGACCTTAGTAGTGCTGTTATGTTAGGAACATTAGAATCTGATTCTGTGCCTTCACCTGTTATAAACAAAGCTCCAGCCAGTAAACCAACAGTTACCAGAGATCATACTGGTCAGGAACATACAACTACACTTATGGTTCTGACTTCAAATTCAGGTTCACACAATGTCAATGGAAATGTGATATCTACAGCCTCTAATCCGACAACAGTGACAGTCAGAGCAGCTACCGCCCAAAATTCTGTCCCAGGGGCAAAAACAATTGTTGTTATGCCAGTTTCCAATGCAGTTGGATCTGGTGATGCAAGTGCCAAAAGACTGAAAGTTGAATAA